From Pagrus major chromosome 2, Pma_NU_1.0, one genomic window encodes:
- the yap1 gene encoding transcriptional coactivator YAP1 yields the protein MDPSQHNPPAGHQIVHVRGDSETDLEALFNAVMNPKNTIVPPSVPMRMRKLPDSFFKPPEPKSHSRQASTDAGSGGALTPHHVRAHSSPASLQLGAVSGGSLSGMPPASPSPQHLRQSSYEIPDDVPLPPGWEMAKTASGQRYFLNHIDQTTTWQDPRKALLQMNQAPPASSVPVQQQNLMNPASGPLPDGWEQAITSEGEIYYINHKNKTTSWLDPRLDPRFALNQQRITQSAPVKQGGPLPPSHSVVMGGNNQMRLQQIEKERLRLKQQELLRQRPQELALRNQLPTSMDQDGGTNPVSSPMAQDARTMTANSSDPFLNSGTYHSRDESTDSGLSMSSYSVPRTPDDFLNSVDEMDTGDPLPPSMATQPSRFPDYLDTIPGTDVDLGTLEGESMAVEGEELMPSLQEALSSDILNDMESVLAATRIDKESFLTWL from the exons ATGGATCCGAGCCAGCATAACCCTCCTGCCGGACACCAAATCGTCCATGTACGGGGCGACTCAGAGACCGACCTGGAGGCGCTTTTCAACGCCGTGATGAACCCGAAAAACACTATCGTCCCCCCTTCCGTACCCATGAGGATGAGGAAGCTGCCAGACTCCTTCTTCAAACCTCCTGAACCAAAGTCCCATTCCAGACAA GCCAGCACTGACGCTGGGAGTGGCGGAGCGCTCACACCCCACCATGTCCGTGCACACTCATCCCCGGCCTCCCTGCAGTTGGGAGCCGTTTCTGGTGGCTCCCTGTCTGGCATGCCCCCAGCAAGTCCCTCCCCTCAACATCTCCGTCAGTCTTCTTATGAGATTCCTGATGACGTGCCTCTGCCCCCAGGGTGGGAGATGGCCAAGACCGCCTCTGGCCAGAGATACTTCCTCAA CCACATTGATCAGACCACCACTTGGCAGGATCCTCGCAAAGCCCTGCTCCAGATGAACCAGGCTCCCCCGGCCAGCTCAGTGCCAGTCCAGCAACAGAACCTTATGAACCCAGCCAGTG GTCCTCTTCCTGATGGCTGGGAACAAGCTATTACATCAGAGGGAGAAATTTACTACATCAACCACAAGAACAAGACCACATCCTGGCTTGACCCACGACTTGACCCACGCTTTG CCCTGAACCAGCAGAGGATCACCCAGAGCGCCCCAGTGAAGCAGGGAGGGCCGCTGCCTCCCAGCCACAGCGTAGTCATGGGAGGCAACAATCAGATGAGACTGCAGCAGATCGAGAAGGAACGGCTGAGACTGAAGCAACAGGAGCTGCTTCGACAGAGACCACAG GAACTCGCTCTGAGAAATCAGCTGCCTACCAGTATGGATCAAGATGGCGGCACAAACCCTGTGTCCTCCCCTATGGCCCAAGATGCCCGGACCATGACCGCCAACAGCTCTGACCCATTCCTCAACAG cgGGACCTACCACTCCAGGGATGAGAGCACAGACAGCGGCTTGAGTATGAGCAGCTACAGCGTCCCTCGCACTCCAGATGACTTCCTCAACAGTGTGGATGAGATGGACACAG GGGACCCTCTTCCACCCTCCATGGCAACACAGCCCAGTCGTTTCCCTGACTACCTGGACACCATACCTGGAACAGACGTGGACctgggcaccctagagggcgAGAGCATGGCGGTGGAGGGCGAGGAGCTGATGCCCAGTCTGCAGGAGGCCCTGAGCTCCGACATCCTCAACGACATGGAGTCCGTGCTGGCAGCTACCAGGATCGACAAGGAGAGCTTCCTCACATGGTTATAG